One segment of Triticum aestivum cultivar Chinese Spring chromosome 2A, IWGSC CS RefSeq v2.1, whole genome shotgun sequence DNA contains the following:
- the LOC123187023 gene encoding uncharacterized protein translates to MATATAAAEGLGRQRASPDHLPVPPRPRSRYRHRAAGRPHPVAAGTPPRPAPGLRHAQADRRALLPHHPRARPARPYNGGPFAALLYLCAALGVAVDSCGSLRDYGGLAAVLAALIIVLVLRHPPRLARQVDPDGPRQIPAAPAPRVQPEHPRLAPTLSITGGILDAAQVAAAIRSSMADSARPIPAVSPPQADSSDSDGGGSSTNGDDINNLWYTPVHLLEAGDVCLILPDFIQQLQDMDSGLTQAESLELLQRAFRDANNSHGFHRLSDIVEENRWIINDAPLVLTDRSAGTSVMKMKITAKLIQLIWFELDGQNWKSCQEVKKECCFREVVGQSVEELLDVALSFSSARWSADHPLQMLTIFDALVDVLCTIRELTFSSTELIHDVVAHVFRKMVVDLRGMLEGTTSDMHRIRECAIHPATVLLVRYLEFFYRSGDMMQFVLVTGDWTIELSMIYAWASKLSEDAKVMFPAKGQRYIYILNNMDFVYQLKYHPGGCLSSVELQRGLCSLIHQHIQSYLDECWVPLVGYLGVDSLKRFLAEFFTICDSQMTWKVRTVLKVTLRREIVGLIVPNYENFLQEKSSSHRTSWLKARSGKPMYTAVWLEEKIGEFFER, encoded by the exons ATggccacggcgacggcggcggcggaaggcCTTGGGCGCCAGAGAGCGAGCCCGGAccacctccccgtgcctccccgccccCGCTCCCGGTATCGGCATCGCGCGGCAGGCCGACCACATCCCGTGGCCGCGggcacgccgcctcgccccgcccccGGGCTCCGGCATGCTCAGGCGGACCGCCGTGCCCTTCTCCCTCACCACCCCCGCGCTCGTCCGGCACGTCCCTACAACGGCGGCCCGTTCGCCGCCCTCCTCTACCTGTGCGCCGCGCTCGGAGTTGCCGTGGATTCCTGCGGCTCGCTGCGGGACTACGGAGGCCTCGCCGCGGTCCTCGCCGCTCTTATCATCGTCCTTGTGCTGAGGCATCCGCCCCGATTGGCCCGTCAGGTCGACCCTGATGGACCCCGCCAGATCCCGGCGGCTCCGGCTCCGCGGGTTCAACCGGAGCACCCACGCCTCGCTCCCACACTCTCCATCACCGGGGGCATACTGGACGCTGCCCAGGTTGCTGCTGCCATCCGCAGCTCCATGGCAGACAGCGCCCGTCCGATTCCCGCCGTCAGTCCACCCCAAGCTGACTCCTCCGACTCCGACGGGGGCGGGTCAAGCACCAACGGCGACGACATCAATAACTTGTGGTATACTCCCGTCCACCTCCTCGAAGCAGGCGACGTCTGTCTCATCCTCCCCGACTTCATCCAGCAGCTCCAAGACATGGATTCAGGGTTAACCCAAGCTGAATCCCTTGAATTGCTTCAGAGAGCGTTCAGAGATGCCAACAACTCTCATGGATTCCACAG ATTGTCTGACATAGTTGAGGAGAACCGTTGGATTATCAATGACGCTCCTCTTGTGTTGACAGACAGATCGGCTGGGACTTCTGTCATGAAGATGAAAATTACTGCAAAACTTATTCAGCTGATCTGGTTTGAATTAGATGGGCAGAATTGGAAGTCGTGTCAGGAAGTCAAAAAGGAATGCTGCTTTCGAGAGGTTGTCGGGCAATCTGTAGAAGAGCTCCTTGATGTTGCACTTTCATTCAGCAGCGCAAGGTGGTCTGCTGATCATCCATTGCAAATGCTAACCATCTTTGATGCACTTGTCGATGTCCTATGTACCATAAGAGAATTGACTTTCAGCAGTACTGAGTTGATACATGATGTGGTTGCTCATGTCTTTCGCAAGATGGTGGTTGATTTGAGAGGAATGCTTGAAGGGACTACCAGTGACATGCATCGCATCAGAGAATGTGCCATCCATCCAGCAACCGTTCTTCTTGTACGATACCTGGAATTTTTCTATCGCAGCGGGGACATGATGCAGTTTGTACTTGTCACTGGGGATTGGACTATTGAGCTTAGCATGATCTATGCTTGGGCCTCCAAGCTCAGTGAAGATGCAAAAGTAATGTTCCCAGCAAAGGGTCAAAGGTACATATACATCTTGAATAATATGGATTTTGTTTATCAACTGAAGTATCATCCGGGAGGATGCCTTTCCAGTGTAGAACTGCAGAGGGGTCTCTGTTCGCTGATCCATCAGCACATACAGAGCTACCTTGACGAATGTTGGGTCCCGCTTGTGGGATATTTGGGTGTTGATTCTCTGAAGAGATTTCTTGCAGAGTTCTTTACCATCTGTGATAGCCAGATGACATGGAAAGTTCGTACTGTGCTCAAGGTGACACTGCGTCGGGAGATTGTGGGGTTGATTGTTCCAAATTATGAGAACTTCTTACAGGAAAAGTCCAGTTCGCACCGGACTTCCTGGTTGAAGGCCAGATCTGGGAAACCAATGTATACTGCTGTGTGGTTGGAAGAGAAGATCGGTGAATTCTTTGAGAGATAA